In the Thermomicrobiales bacterium genome, CAAAGGTGGTCCCGGCTACCTGCATGGCCTCATCCAGCGTGAGCACCCGGTCGCGCTCCAGCATCGTTGCGTTCAGCGTGTCGAGATCGAACGGGTCAGCGCCGTTCGGTGCCTCGTCGGTGCCGTACTGCTCCAGCACAGTCGGCGGCTCACCCCGCAGCAGGCCGCGCAAGTGTGCGGTCGTCCAGCGCTCGTAGGCGGTGATGTGGGCGACGATGTCCTTCACCGACCAGCCGGACGCATCCATCGGTTGCGTCATCCGATCAGTGCCGACCGCGACCAGTAGCTCATCAAACGCTGCCCGGGCCGACTGAAGACGCTCGATCGTCGTAGCCTGTTCGGCCGACATACCTGATGTATCCACGCACTACCCTTCTGAAA is a window encoding:
- a CDS encoding maleylpyruvate isomerase N-terminal domain-containing protein, producing the protein MSAEQATTIERLQSARAAFDELLVAVGTDRMTQPMDASGWSVKDIVAHITAYERWTTAHLRGLLRGEPPTVLEQYGTDEAPNGADPFDLDTLNATMLERDRVLTLDEAMQVAGTTF